The following coding sequences lie in one Saccharopolyspora hordei genomic window:
- a CDS encoding DUF4190 domain-containing protein, whose product MTYPYDPNHPPVLGYPPRNNGLAIASLCVSLAAIMTCYGALLVGPVGAVLGHVSLREIKRAPHLYHNRSMALAGIIIGWSVFALWALLITFVIMAATGVLGPDLESAFND is encoded by the coding sequence ATGACCTACCCCTACGACCCGAACCACCCTCCGGTCCTCGGCTACCCGCCGCGGAACAACGGCCTGGCGATCGCGTCCCTGTGCGTCTCGCTGGCGGCCATCATGACCTGCTACGGCGCGCTGCTCGTCGGCCCGGTCGGCGCCGTCCTCGGGCACGTGTCGCTGCGCGAGATCAAGCGCGCCCCGCACCTCTACCACAACCGCAGCATGGCGTTGGCCGGCATCATCATCGGCTGGTCGGTGTTCGCGCTGTGGGCCCTGCTCATCACGTTCGTGATCATGGCCGCCACCGGCGTGCTGGGGCCCGACCTCGAGTCGGCGTTCAACGACTAG
- the recO gene encoding DNA repair protein RecO, protein MSLYRDTAVVLRVQKLGEADRIITLLTRRYGKVRAVAKGVRRTTSRFGARVEPFCHVDVQLYTGRTLDVITQVQTVDAFGLHIVDDYQRYTAACAVLETVDRLAAEEGEPVLRLYLLAVGALRALAGRERDSSQVLDAFLLRAMSFAGWAPALSECARCGAAGPHAAFHVQAGGSVCARCRPAGSVRPSAHTLPLMEALLHGDWTSAERAEPPVRREASGLIAAHLQWHMERQLRSLPLVERTVPELIKERAADAALVGTAEDGR, encoded by the coding sequence GTGAGCCTCTACCGGGACACCGCTGTCGTGCTGCGGGTGCAGAAGCTGGGTGAGGCGGATCGGATCATAACCCTGCTGACCCGCCGCTACGGCAAAGTCCGCGCGGTCGCCAAGGGGGTGCGGCGGACCACATCGCGGTTCGGCGCCCGCGTCGAGCCGTTCTGCCACGTCGACGTGCAGCTCTACACCGGCCGCACGCTCGACGTGATCACCCAGGTGCAGACCGTGGACGCCTTCGGCCTGCACATCGTCGACGACTACCAGCGCTACACCGCGGCCTGCGCGGTGCTGGAGACCGTGGACCGGTTGGCCGCCGAGGAGGGCGAGCCGGTGCTGCGGCTGTACCTGCTGGCCGTCGGGGCGCTGCGGGCGCTGGCCGGTCGGGAGCGCGACTCCTCGCAGGTGCTCGACGCGTTCCTGCTGCGCGCGATGTCGTTCGCGGGCTGGGCCCCGGCGCTGTCCGAGTGCGCCCGGTGCGGTGCCGCCGGCCCGCACGCGGCGTTCCACGTGCAGGCCGGGGGCTCGGTGTGCGCGCGGTGCCGCCCGGCGGGGTCGGTGCGGCCGTCCGCGCACACGCTGCCGCTGATGGAGGCGCTGCTGCACGGCGACTGGACCAGCGCGGAGCGGGCGGAGCCCCCGGTCCGCCGGGAGGCCAGCGGGCTGATCGCCGCGCACCTGCAGTGGCACATGGAGCGGCAGTTGCGGTCGTTGCCGCTCGTCGAGCGGACCGTGCCGGAGCTGATCAAGGAGCGTGCGGCGGACGCGGCGCTGGTCGGCACGGCCGAGGACGGGCGCTGA
- a CDS encoding CD225/dispanin family protein, translating to MSEQPEQDQQPQQDQPPQQAPPPVPVPGYAAQFGVAPMPLNNNLGWAIASLLICWPFGIPSLIKALQVSSLWYQGQHTQAQVAADEAKKWGKIGVIVGACCYGALVLFLLLYFVLVFVLIGASISTIR from the coding sequence ATGAGCGAGCAGCCCGAGCAGGACCAGCAGCCGCAGCAGGACCAGCCACCGCAGCAAGCGCCCCCGCCGGTGCCGGTGCCGGGCTACGCGGCGCAGTTCGGGGTCGCGCCCATGCCGCTGAACAACAACCTCGGCTGGGCCATCGCGTCGCTGCTGATCTGCTGGCCGTTCGGGATCCCGTCGCTGATCAAGGCGCTGCAGGTCAGCTCGCTGTGGTACCAGGGCCAGCACACCCAGGCGCAGGTCGCGGCCGACGAGGCCAAGAAGTGGGGCAAGATCGGCGTCATCGTCGGGGCCTGCTGCTACGGGGCGTTGGTCCTGTTCCTGCTCCTCTACTTCGTCCTCGTGTTCGTGCTCATCGGCGCGAGCATCTCGACGATCCGATGA
- a CDS encoding TIGR03943 family putative permease subunit, which produces MRRETQNLLLLLLGGALLKIALGGSYLRYVKPSLFPWLVGAGLVVVGLAAVAIVRDVRAHGAEQHEHASRSPWLLLLPVFAIFLVAPPALGSDSVTRERAAAPQAPAEPLFPDLPPGPAPLLSASELVTRAVWDDSGALRGRTVRLQGFVVHPAPGATQLARMRITCCAADAAPVKIDLAGAPQAADLPADTWIEVAARLRPGTATEANDHVPTVDVLALRTVPPPPDTYEH; this is translated from the coding sequence ATGCGCCGGGAGACCCAGAACCTGCTGTTGCTGCTGCTCGGCGGCGCGCTGCTCAAGATCGCGCTGGGCGGCAGCTACCTGCGCTACGTCAAGCCGTCGCTGTTCCCCTGGCTGGTGGGGGCGGGGCTGGTCGTGGTCGGGCTCGCCGCCGTCGCCATCGTCCGCGACGTCCGGGCGCACGGCGCCGAGCAGCACGAGCACGCCTCGCGCAGCCCGTGGCTGTTGCTGCTGCCGGTCTTCGCGATCTTCCTGGTCGCCCCGCCCGCGCTGGGCTCGGACTCGGTGACCCGGGAGCGCGCCGCCGCTCCGCAGGCGCCGGCGGAACCGCTGTTCCCGGACCTGCCGCCGGGCCCGGCTCCGCTGTTGAGCGCCTCGGAGCTCGTCACCCGCGCGGTCTGGGACGACAGCGGCGCCCTCCGCGGCCGGACGGTCCGCCTCCAGGGCTTCGTCGTGCACCCGGCGCCGGGGGCCACGCAGCTCGCGCGCATGCGCATCACCTGCTGCGCCGCCGACGCCGCCCCGGTGAAGATCGACCTGGCCGGTGCGCCGCAGGCGGCCGACCTCCCGGCGGACACCTGGATCGAGGTGGCGGCCCGGCTCCGCCCGGGCACCGCGACCGAGGCCAACGACCACGTGCCCACCGTGGACGTGCTCGCGCTGCGCACCGTCCCGCCCCCGCCGGACACCTACGAGCACTGA
- the ybeY gene encoding rRNA maturation RNase YbeY produces MSIEIANESGVAVPEASIVSVARFALDKMSVNQLAELSIVLVELDVMADLHERWMDLPGPTDVMSFPMDEYDSARRPDSAGAGPALLGDIVLCPAFARDQARKAGHSLLDELHLLTVHGVLHLLGYDHAEPEEEREMFGLQNRILAEFREARAAAERAEAQRSADDKVLGAVGLDEPEPPRGGPAPAN; encoded by the coding sequence ATGAGCATCGAGATCGCCAACGAATCCGGCGTCGCCGTGCCCGAGGCGAGCATCGTCTCGGTCGCCCGGTTCGCCCTCGACAAGATGAGCGTCAACCAGCTCGCCGAGCTGTCCATCGTGCTCGTCGAGCTCGACGTGATGGCCGACCTGCACGAGCGGTGGATGGACCTGCCGGGCCCCACCGACGTGATGTCCTTCCCGATGGACGAGTACGACTCGGCCCGCCGCCCGGACTCGGCGGGGGCCGGCCCGGCGCTGCTGGGCGACATCGTGCTCTGCCCCGCCTTCGCCCGCGACCAGGCCCGCAAGGCCGGGCACAGCCTGCTCGACGAGCTGCACCTGCTCACCGTGCACGGCGTGCTGCACCTCCTCGGCTACGACCACGCCGAGCCGGAGGAGGAGCGGGAGATGTTCGGGCTGCAGAACCGCATCCTCGCGGAGTTCCGCGAGGCCCGCGCTGCGGCTGAGCGCGCGGAGGCGCAGCGCAGCGCGGACGACAAGGTCCTCGGCGCGGTCGGGTTGGACGAGCCGGAGCCGCCGCGGGGCGGGCCGGCGCCCGCCAACTGA
- a CDS encoding CD225/dispanin family protein produces the protein MTNPYGGPPSGPNPQQPYGQQPGGYGPSSGPMPQQPYGQPAPYGQPGYGAAPPNNNIGWGIGSIFLCWPFAIPSLIKATSVQNLWLQGQYQQAQEAAAEAKKWGKIGIIVGACGWGLLILLYIALFVIAGIAATSYSSY, from the coding sequence GTGACGAATCCCTATGGCGGGCCGCCTTCAGGGCCCAATCCGCAGCAGCCGTACGGCCAGCAGCCAGGTGGGTACGGGCCGTCTTCGGGGCCGATGCCCCAGCAGCCGTACGGCCAGCCCGCTCCCTACGGGCAACCTGGCTACGGTGCCGCACCGCCGAACAACAACATCGGGTGGGGCATCGGCTCGATCTTCCTGTGCTGGCCGTTCGCGATCCCCTCGCTGATCAAGGCCACCTCGGTGCAGAACCTGTGGCTGCAGGGGCAGTACCAGCAGGCGCAGGAGGCAGCTGCTGAGGCCAAGAAGTGGGGCAAGATCGGGATCATCGTCGGGGCGTGCGGCTGGGGTCTGCTGATCCTGCTCTACATCGCGCTCTTCGTCATCGCAGGCATCGCGGCGACCAGCTACAGCAGCTACTGA
- a CDS encoding permease, which translates to MVVSSPWHDVPVTETADPPRTRRPVITSLEVLCVLLVLAAVFQSQLTALLDVPALRTGSTVFVAVCVQAMPFLVLGVLVSGAVAAFVPPDALRRVLPARAGAAVPVAGVAGVALPGCECASVPVARRLVQQGVAPAAALAFLLAAPAINPIVLVSTAVAFPGEPGMVLARFLGSLLTACAMGWLWARWGRAEWLAERALRRGGARHDGSRWVVFAESARHDLVEAGGFLVLGGLTSAVFNVLVPTAWLESLGGQLVLGVLVMAVLAVVLALCSEADAFVVASMPGLPLVPKLVFLVVGPVVDLKLVALQSGAFGRAFAARFAPATFAVAVACAVVVGTLLLGGA; encoded by the coding sequence ATGGTTGTCAGTTCGCCCTGGCACGATGTCCCGGTGACCGAGACCGCCGACCCGCCGCGCACGCGGCGTCCCGTGATCACCTCGCTGGAGGTGCTCTGCGTCCTGCTGGTGCTCGCCGCGGTGTTCCAGTCGCAGCTGACCGCCCTGCTGGACGTCCCCGCGCTGCGCACCGGCTCCACCGTCTTCGTGGCGGTCTGCGTGCAGGCCATGCCGTTCCTGGTGCTCGGCGTGCTGGTCAGCGGGGCGGTCGCGGCGTTCGTCCCGCCGGACGCGCTGCGCCGGGTGCTGCCGGCCCGGGCCGGTGCCGCGGTGCCGGTCGCCGGTGTCGCGGGGGTGGCGCTGCCGGGGTGCGAGTGCGCGTCGGTGCCGGTGGCCCGCCGGTTGGTGCAGCAGGGCGTCGCCCCCGCCGCAGCGCTGGCGTTCCTGCTGGCCGCACCGGCGATCAACCCGATCGTCCTGGTCTCCACCGCGGTCGCGTTCCCCGGGGAGCCCGGGATGGTGCTGGCCCGGTTCCTCGGCTCCCTGCTGACCGCCTGCGCGATGGGCTGGCTGTGGGCTCGGTGGGGCAGGGCCGAGTGGCTGGCCGAGCGCGCGCTGCGCCGGGGCGGGGCGCGGCACGACGGGAGCCGGTGGGTGGTCTTCGCCGAGTCCGCGCGGCACGACCTGGTGGAGGCCGGCGGCTTCCTGGTGCTGGGCGGCCTGACGTCCGCGGTGTTCAACGTCCTCGTGCCCACCGCGTGGCTGGAGTCGCTGGGCGGTCAGCTCGTGCTCGGGGTGCTGGTCATGGCCGTGCTGGCGGTGGTGCTGGCGCTGTGCAGCGAGGCCGACGCGTTCGTGGTGGCCTCGATGCCGGGGCTGCCGCTGGTCCCCAAGCTGGTGTTCCTGGTCGTGGGGCCGGTGGTGGACCTCAAGCTGGTCGCGCTGCAGTCCGGGGCCTTCGGGCGCGCCTTCGCGGCTCGGTTCGCCCCGGCGACGTTCGCGGTCGCCGTCGCCTGCGCCGTCGTGGTCGGCACGCTGCTGCTGGGAGGTGCGTGA
- a CDS encoding DUF2752 domain-containing protein: MTSGASTAGRLRALVWPAATVLLACAGAAVVLAADPTSDAGFPLPPCPVKLLTGLDCPGCGTTRMVYSLLHGDVPAALHYNAAALLFLPFFLWTWGAWVLGRWRGQPVRTWEQWRWAPHVGLALIAVWSVIRNLPFPPFSALYV, from the coding sequence ATGACGAGCGGTGCCTCGACCGCGGGCCGGCTGCGCGCCCTGGTGTGGCCGGCCGCCACGGTCCTCCTCGCCTGCGCCGGGGCGGCGGTCGTGCTGGCCGCGGACCCGACCTCCGACGCCGGGTTCCCGCTGCCGCCGTGCCCGGTCAAGCTCCTGACCGGGCTGGACTGCCCCGGGTGCGGGACGACCCGCATGGTGTACAGCCTGCTGCACGGCGACGTGCCGGCGGCGCTGCACTACAACGCGGCGGCGCTGCTGTTCCTGCCGTTCTTCCTGTGGACCTGGGGAGCCTGGGTGCTGGGCCGCTGGCGCGGGCAGCCGGTGCGCACCTGGGAGCAGTGGCGCTGGGCGCCGCACGTGGGGCTGGCCCTGATCGCCGTGTGGTCGGTGATCAGGAACCTGCCCTTCCCGCCCTTCTCCGCGCTCTACGTCTAG
- a CDS encoding hemolysin family protein encodes MEPSDSTAFLVTAVLLVLAAGVFAASESAVTVASRARVDELVREGRSGAKQFALLLADRPRHVNLLLLLRLACELGATVLVTVVALRLADSEAWAVVIAGLIMLVASYVLVGVGPRTVGRQHPYGIGLKVAAPVRVLARLLNPLTRLLILIGNMLTPGKGFREGPFSTEVELRELVDLAGERGVVAAGEREMIHSVFELGDTLAREVMVPRTEIIWIEQTKTARQALALCLRSGFSRIPVIGESVDDVVGVVTVKDLTRAVLTARDEDGPPVSELMRPASFVPDTKRVDELLREMQLSRSHLAIAVDEYGGTAGLLTIEDIIEEIVGEITDESDLEEHRPIEKLDDGTVRVSSRLPVEDLGELFDVDLDDSDVETVGGLLAQRLGRVPLPGAEAEIAGLKLRAEGGKDHRGRIRINALLVRPVNADHAPLRGADQEGSNTRG; translated from the coding sequence TTGGAACCGAGCGATTCCACCGCGTTCCTCGTCACGGCGGTGCTGCTGGTGCTCGCTGCCGGGGTGTTCGCCGCCTCGGAATCCGCGGTCACGGTGGCCTCCCGCGCCCGCGTGGACGAACTGGTGCGCGAGGGCCGGAGCGGGGCCAAGCAGTTCGCGCTGCTGCTCGCCGACCGGCCCCGGCACGTCAACCTGCTCCTGCTGCTGCGGCTGGCCTGCGAGCTGGGCGCCACGGTGCTGGTCACGGTGGTCGCGCTGCGGCTGGCCGACTCCGAGGCCTGGGCCGTGGTCATCGCCGGGCTGATCATGCTGGTGGCCTCGTACGTGCTGGTCGGCGTCGGACCGCGCACGGTCGGTCGGCAGCACCCCTACGGCATCGGGCTGAAGGTGGCCGCGCCGGTGCGGGTGCTGGCCCGGCTGCTCAACCCGCTGACCCGGCTGCTGATCCTCATCGGCAACATGCTCACTCCCGGCAAGGGGTTCCGCGAGGGCCCGTTCTCCACCGAGGTGGAGCTGCGCGAGCTGGTGGACCTGGCCGGCGAGCGCGGCGTGGTGGCCGCCGGGGAGCGGGAGATGATCCACTCGGTCTTCGAGCTCGGCGACACGCTGGCCCGCGAGGTCATGGTGCCGCGCACCGAGATCATCTGGATCGAGCAGACCAAGACCGCCCGGCAGGCGCTGGCGCTGTGCCTGCGCTCGGGCTTCTCCCGGATCCCGGTGATCGGGGAGAGCGTCGACGACGTCGTCGGGGTGGTGACGGTCAAGGACCTCACCCGCGCGGTGCTCACCGCGCGCGATGAGGACGGCCCGCCGGTGTCCGAGCTGATGCGCCCGGCCAGCTTCGTGCCCGACACCAAGCGGGTCGACGAGCTGCTCCGCGAGATGCAGCTGTCCCGCAGCCACCTGGCCATCGCCGTCGACGAGTACGGTGGCACCGCCGGGCTGCTGACCATCGAGGACATCATCGAGGAGATCGTCGGCGAGATCACCGACGAGTCGGACCTCGAAGAGCACCGGCCGATCGAGAAGCTCGACGACGGCACCGTCCGGGTCAGCTCCCGGCTGCCGGTGGAGGACCTCGGCGAGCTGTTCGACGTCGACCTCGACGACTCCGACGTGGAGACCGTCGGCGGCCTGCTCGCGCAGCGCCTCGGCCGGGTCCCGCTGCCGGGCGCGGAGGCCGAGATCGCCGGGCTGAAGCTGCGCGCCGAGGGCGGCAAGGACCACCGCGGCCGGATCCGCATCAACGCGCTGCTGGTCCGGCCGGTGAACGCAGACCACGCACCGCTGCGCGGTGCTGACCAGGAAGGAAGCAACACCCGTGGCTGA
- a CDS encoding ArsR/SmtB family transcription factor, which yields MPTISPDAEPAQPTAGPGLGRPEDHEHCADRAVRPVPLRDQQVLVEAGELLRALAAPVRIAIVLQLRESERCVHELVDALGVAQPLISQHLRVLKSAGVVHGERRGREVVYRLVDEHLAHIVVDAAAHAEEYSGARPRGLATRSTEPGVGQETETA from the coding sequence ATGCCCACGATCAGTCCGGATGCCGAGCCGGCCCAGCCGACTGCGGGGCCCGGCCTGGGTCGTCCTGAGGACCACGAGCACTGCGCCGACCGGGCGGTGCGCCCAGTGCCGCTGCGGGACCAGCAGGTCCTGGTGGAGGCCGGTGAGCTGCTGCGCGCCCTCGCGGCGCCGGTGCGGATCGCGATCGTGTTGCAGCTGCGGGAGTCCGAGCGCTGCGTGCACGAGCTGGTCGACGCGCTCGGCGTCGCCCAGCCGCTGATCAGCCAGCACCTGCGGGTGCTGAAGTCGGCCGGGGTCGTGCACGGCGAGCGGCGCGGGCGGGAGGTCGTCTACCGGCTCGTCGACGAGCACCTGGCGCACATCGTGGTGGACGCCGCCGCGCACGCGGAGGAGTACTCCGGTGCCCGGCCGCGCGGCCTCGCGACGCGCTCCACCGAACCCGGAGTCGGACAGGAGACGGAGACAGCGTGA
- a CDS encoding cytidine deaminase produces the protein MAEHVEAAAPEQLEPEDAKIVTLARSARARTGAAEGAAVRDTDGRTYAACTVSLPSLRLTALQAAVAAAVASGAEGLEAAAVVTDARSIDAASAAAVRDLTGSAPILRADARGEVAGVLNS, from the coding sequence GTGGCTGAGCACGTGGAAGCGGCGGCGCCGGAGCAGCTCGAACCGGAGGACGCCAAGATCGTCACGCTGGCGAGGTCGGCGCGCGCCCGCACCGGCGCCGCCGAGGGCGCGGCGGTCCGCGACACCGACGGGCGCACCTACGCGGCCTGCACCGTCTCCCTGCCGTCGCTGCGCCTCACCGCGCTGCAGGCCGCGGTGGCCGCCGCGGTGGCCAGCGGCGCGGAGGGGCTGGAGGCCGCGGCGGTGGTCACCGACGCCCGCTCCATCGACGCCGCGTCCGCGGCCGCGGTCCGCGACCTGACGGGCTCGGCGCCGATCCTGCGCGCCGACGCCCGCGGCGAGGTCGCCGGAGTGCTCAACTCCTGA
- a CDS encoding PhoH family protein has translation MAGIAAGGAAAHSGEPSQTAAAQAERAQSKVTVPDDVVLTLVGSRDENLRVVEDLLTADVHVRGNEVTLSGDPAEVAFGERVFAELIALIGKGSPLTPDIVRRSVGMLSADHDESPADVLSLDIVSRRGRTIRPKTLNQKRYVDAIDNHTVVFGIGPAGTGKTYLAMAKAVQALQAKQVNRIILTRPAVEAGERLGFLPGTLYEKIDPYLRPLYDALHDMVDPESVPRLTQAGTIEIAPLAYMRGRTLNDAFIILDEAQNTTPEQMKMFLTRLGFGSKIVVTGDVTQIDLPGGQRSGLKVVQQILGEVDDVHFAQLDSHDVVRHRLVTDIVNAYDRWHAREEAEQHERRGNGHRRGRA, from the coding sequence GTGGCCGGTATTGCAGCGGGCGGCGCTGCCGCCCACTCCGGAGAACCTTCCCAGACAGCGGCAGCGCAGGCCGAACGGGCGCAGTCCAAGGTGACCGTTCCCGACGACGTCGTGCTGACCCTGGTCGGGTCCCGTGACGAGAACCTGCGGGTCGTGGAAGACCTGCTCACCGCCGACGTCCACGTCCGGGGCAACGAGGTGACGCTGTCCGGCGACCCCGCTGAGGTGGCCTTCGGCGAACGGGTGTTCGCCGAGCTCATCGCCCTGATCGGCAAGGGCAGCCCGCTGACCCCGGACATCGTCCGCCGCAGCGTCGGCATGCTCTCCGCGGACCACGACGAGTCGCCGGCCGACGTCCTGAGCCTGGACATCGTGTCCCGGCGCGGCCGCACCATCCGCCCCAAGACGCTGAACCAGAAGCGCTACGTCGACGCCATCGACAACCACACCGTGGTGTTCGGCATCGGCCCGGCCGGGACGGGCAAGACCTACCTGGCGATGGCCAAGGCCGTGCAGGCGCTGCAGGCGAAGCAGGTCAACCGGATCATCCTGACCCGGCCCGCGGTCGAGGCCGGGGAGCGGCTCGGCTTCCTGCCGGGCACGCTCTACGAGAAGATCGACCCCTACCTGCGGCCGCTGTACGACGCGCTGCACGACATGGTCGACCCGGAGTCGGTGCCGCGGCTGACGCAGGCGGGCACCATCGAGATCGCCCCGCTGGCCTACATGCGCGGCCGGACCCTCAACGACGCGTTCATCATCCTGGACGAGGCGCAGAACACCACGCCGGAGCAGATGAAGATGTTCCTGACCCGGCTGGGCTTCGGCTCCAAGATCGTGGTCACCGGGGACGTCACCCAGATCGACCTGCCCGGTGGCCAGCGCAGCGGGCTGAAGGTGGTGCAGCAGATCCTGGGCGAGGTGGACGACGTGCACTTCGCGCAGCTGGACAGCCACGACGTGGTGCGGCACCGCCTGGTCACCGACATCGTGAACGCCTACGACCGCTGGCACGCGCGGGAAGAGGCCGAGCAGCACGAGCGGCGAGGCAACGGGCACCGACGAGGACGAGCATGA
- the era gene encoding GTPase Era: protein MTSSDVHRSGFACFVGRPNAGKSTLTNSLVGSKVAITSSKPQTTRHAIRGIVHRPDAQLIIVDTPGLHRPRTLLGRRLNDLVYETWSEVDVVGFCVPADQKIGPGDRFIAEQLKKVARRTPVLGIVTKTDLVPRERVAQQLLALQEVMDFAELVPVSAVESFQVDVLSDLLVQQLPEGPQLYPDGELTDEPETTLIAELIREAALEGVRDELPHSLAVTIEEMVPREGRDDLVDVHAVVYVERPSQKSIVIGKGGERLRAVGTQARKHIQALLGSKIYLDLHVKVAKDWQRDPRQLRKLGF from the coding sequence GTGACCAGCTCTGATGTGCACCGCTCCGGATTCGCCTGCTTCGTCGGCCGCCCCAACGCCGGGAAGTCGACGCTGACGAACAGCCTGGTCGGCTCCAAGGTGGCGATCACCTCCAGCAAACCGCAGACCACCAGGCACGCCATCCGCGGCATCGTGCACCGGCCGGACGCGCAGCTGATCATCGTGGACACCCCCGGCCTGCACCGGCCGCGCACCCTCCTCGGCCGACGGCTCAACGACCTGGTCTACGAGACCTGGTCCGAAGTGGACGTGGTCGGGTTCTGCGTGCCGGCCGACCAGAAGATCGGCCCGGGGGACCGGTTCATCGCCGAGCAGCTCAAGAAGGTGGCCCGCCGCACCCCGGTGCTGGGCATCGTCACCAAGACCGACCTGGTGCCCAGGGAACGGGTGGCCCAGCAGCTGCTCGCCCTGCAGGAGGTCATGGACTTCGCCGAGCTGGTGCCGGTGTCCGCCGTGGAGTCCTTCCAGGTCGACGTGCTCTCCGACCTGCTCGTGCAGCAGCTCCCGGAGGGGCCGCAGCTGTACCCGGACGGCGAGCTGACCGACGAGCCGGAGACCACCCTCATCGCCGAGCTGATCCGCGAGGCCGCGCTGGAGGGCGTGCGCGACGAGCTGCCGCACTCGCTGGCGGTGACCATCGAGGAGATGGTCCCGCGCGAGGGCCGCGACGACCTGGTCGACGTGCACGCGGTGGTCTACGTCGAGCGCCCCAGCCAGAAGTCGATCGTCATCGGCAAGGGCGGGGAGCGGTTGCGCGCGGTCGGCACCCAGGCCCGCAAGCACATCCAGGCGCTGCTCGGCAGCAAGATCTACCTCGACCTGCACGTCAAGGTGGCCAAGGACTGGCAGCGCGACCCGCGGCAGTTGCGCAAACTGGGCTTCTGA
- a CDS encoding transcriptional repressor — MTTGEGPSVGVPGLRATRQRAAVSNLLDQVDDFRSAQELHEELRRQGEGIGLTTVYRTLQTLAEAGEVDVLRNPSGEAVYRRCSSHHHHHLVCRHCGRTVEVADPPVENWAERIGQEHGFTNVSHTVEIIGTCPNCTD, encoded by the coding sequence GTGACCACCGGCGAGGGCCCCTCGGTCGGGGTACCGGGACTGCGGGCCACCAGGCAGCGAGCAGCGGTGTCGAACCTGCTCGACCAGGTCGACGACTTCCGCTCGGCGCAGGAGCTGCACGAGGAGCTGCGGCGGCAGGGCGAGGGCATCGGCCTGACCACGGTCTACCGGACCCTGCAGACCCTGGCCGAGGCGGGCGAGGTCGACGTGCTGCGCAACCCGTCGGGCGAAGCGGTGTACCGGCGGTGCTCCAGCCACCACCACCATCACCTGGTGTGCCGCCACTGCGGCCGGACCGTGGAGGTGGCCGACCCGCCCGTGGAGAACTGGGCGGAGCGCATCGGCCAGGAGCACGGCTTCACCAACGTCAGCCACACCGTGGAGATCATCGGCACCTGCCCGAACTGCACGGACTGA
- a CDS encoding isoprenyl transferase, giving the protein MLRRRGRDKDDPTVRAPEPHASGEKPPALPPEFVPHHVAVVMDGNGRWANERGLPRIEGHKRGEAVVLELARGAIEIGVKWLSLYAFSTENWKRSPEEVRFLMGFNRDVIRRRVDELDEMGVRVRWAGRKPKLWRSVVNELQSAEVRTKDNGVLNLTMCVNYGGRAEIGDAAREIARLAAAGKINPDRVDERTIAKYLYQPEMPDVDLFIRPSGERRTSNFMLWQSAYAEFVFQDTLFPDVDRRHLWRACEEFARRDRRFGGAVDRAAATAGAEEGDR; this is encoded by the coding sequence ATGTTGCGACGCCGTGGGCGGGACAAGGACGACCCGACCGTTCGGGCGCCCGAGCCGCACGCCTCGGGGGAGAAGCCGCCGGCGCTACCGCCCGAGTTCGTGCCCCACCACGTCGCGGTCGTGATGGACGGCAACGGCCGGTGGGCCAACGAGCGCGGCCTGCCCCGCATCGAGGGGCACAAGCGCGGCGAAGCCGTCGTGCTGGAACTGGCCCGCGGCGCGATCGAGATCGGGGTGAAGTGGCTGTCGCTGTACGCCTTCTCCACCGAGAACTGGAAGCGCAGCCCCGAAGAGGTGCGGTTCCTGATGGGCTTCAACCGCGACGTGATCCGGCGCCGGGTCGACGAGCTCGACGAGATGGGCGTGCGGGTGCGTTGGGCGGGGCGCAAGCCGAAGCTCTGGCGGAGCGTGGTCAACGAGCTGCAGTCCGCCGAGGTGCGCACCAAGGACAACGGGGTCCTGAACTTGACCATGTGCGTGAACTACGGTGGTCGTGCCGAGATCGGCGACGCGGCGCGGGAGATCGCCCGGCTGGCGGCAGCCGGCAAGATCAACCCGGACCGGGTCGACGAGCGCACCATCGCGAAGTACCTGTACCAGCCAGAGATGCCGGACGTGGACCTGTTCATCCGGCCTTCCGGGGAGCGTCGGACGTCGAACTTCATGCTCTGGCAGTCCGCCTACGCCGAGTTCGTCTTCCAGGACACCCTGTTCCCCGACGTCGACCGACGGCACCTGTGGCGTGCGTGCGAGGAGTTCGCGCGCCGTGACCGGCGGTTCGGCGGGGCCGTGGACCGGGCTGCGGCGACTGCGGGAGCCGAGGAGGGCGATCGATGA